The genomic interval ATTTCCTACCAACGTGTGGACGGCGGCGCGGCAGGCCGTGCTCTGGTGATAACGGGCGTGTTTGAATCCGACGATCCGATGCAGCTTGTCGACGAATACAGGCAGTACCAAGTGGACTACATCAGCTTTGACTCGCCCGGCGGAAACGTGATCTGCCGCACGAGTGTCGATCGCGAGGGGCCCCAGACGCTGCGGGCATGCAAACGGCGCGACGAACTCGGTCCGCTGCTCAATCGTGCCGACTGGTGTTATGGCCAAAAGGACGAAGCCGGAATAAACTGGGAGTGGCACAAATGCGATGCCAACTCCCGCCGATACGAATAAGTAGCCGGTCCGGAGGCAGCGACCGCGAAGTTCGCCTGAAGGAAGAGATCGGTGAGAACTCATATTCCAGAGTGAGGCCGAGCATGTCGGACGACGAGCATGTCCCTTCGAGTGCCGTTTCGTCGGGATCCGAAGATCCCGAAAAGCCTGCGGAGCGTTATAAACTCGGCCTCTGCCTTTCTGGCGGCGGCTATCGGGCCATGCTTTTCCATGCGGGATCGCTAGCCAGGCTGAACGAGGCCGGTCTTCTGGCGAAGCTCGATATGATTTCGTCCGTCTCGGGCGGATCGATCGCATCCGGCCTGCTGGCCTATGTGTGGCCACGGCTGATCTTCGAGAACGAGGTCGCCGTCAACTTCAAGACTGAATACGTCGACCGCATTCTGGCCTTCAGCCAGATATTCGCGGATGGGCCGAGCTTCCTGAAGGGCGTGTTCAATCCCTTCTCCAGCGCGGCCGAGGAAGCCGCCAAACTCTACGAGCGACATCTTTTCGATGGAAGGTCTCCAAGCCTGAGCGATCTTCCAAGTTCACCCTGGTTCGTATTTTGCTCCAGCAATCTCAGCACCGGTTCGCTCTTCCGGATGTCGAACCGCTATATCGCGGATTACAGGATTGGGGTGTCGTTTCATCCGGCACTTTCGCTTGCGACAGCGGTTGCCGCCTCGGCGGCATTCCCGCCTGTACTGTCGCCGCTGCGGTTGGACCTGTCCCAGTTTTCCTGGAAAAGGGAAAAACTCGATGACACCGTTGGGGACCCCGTTGCTCCCGACAGGGCAATATTGAGCGATGGCGGCGTTTACGACAATCACGGCATCGAGCCGGCGCTGAAACGTTGCGACTTTTTGCTTGTCAGCGACGCCGGAGCGCCTTGGCGAACTTCCACCCGCGGATACTGGAACTATCTCTCCCAGCTCAATCGCGTTCTCGATACGATGGACAATCAGGTGAGGTCGTTAAGGCGGCGAGACCTGGTCGGCGGCTTCAAGGCTGCAAAACGGGCCGAGATGCTCGGTCTCGACGATCTCGCGAAATCGGCTTTGCGGGCAAGAACGCGCGGCGTCTATTGGTCGATCGACAGCAAGGAAGCCGACCTCATGCCATATGCCTCTTACAGGCTGCCGCCATCATCGGTCGTTCCCTCTGAGGTCGGCACCTACCTCCATTTCCTCGGCGCGAGAGAGACGGAGCATCTGACGAACTGGGGGCACTACGTCTGCGACGCGATGCTCAACCGGTTTTATCAATCGCCCTTGGCTCCAGCGTCGGGGCCGCCGATAATTGCCGGTACCGTGAAGCCGTCTCGGGCGGCGAGGGTCAGCAAGCGCCTGTTCGATTTCCTGCCCTTGTGACGCGAAAGCTGGAGGTGCCGGCCCCCAGAGAGCCGGAAGGCGGAAACTCTGATAAGGCGAGGAAAGCGGCTGCCGAAAGGTGGCAAACCGACCATCCACGCTGGGTAGCTTCCGCTTATAACAGCATGAGAGGCCCAGTTACCCGGACCTCCCATAATGATTTCAGAACTGAAGAGCAGCAACCCCTCAGCTGCACCCGCTCGTCGCTCCGCACGTGTCGCACTTCTCGCAAGTGCCGTTCCGCACCATCGTGAAGTTCTGGCACTCCGAGCACATATTGCCGGTATAGCCCTGCATGATCGAGCGCTGGCGG from Rhizobium lentis carries:
- a CDS encoding patatin-like phospholipase family protein; the protein is MSDDEHVPSSAVSSGSEDPEKPAERYKLGLCLSGGGYRAMLFHAGSLARLNEAGLLAKLDMISSVSGGSIASGLLAYVWPRLIFENEVAVNFKTEYVDRILAFSQIFADGPSFLKGVFNPFSSAAEEAAKLYERHLFDGRSPSLSDLPSSPWFVFCSSNLSTGSLFRMSNRYIADYRIGVSFHPALSLATAVAASAAFPPVLSPLRLDLSQFSWKREKLDDTVGDPVAPDRAILSDGGVYDNHGIEPALKRCDFLLVSDAGAPWRTSTRGYWNYLSQLNRVLDTMDNQVRSLRRRDLVGGFKAAKRAEMLGLDDLAKSALRARTRGVYWSIDSKEADLMPYASYRLPPSSVVPSEVGTYLHFLGARETEHLTNWGHYVCDAMLNRFYQSPLAPASGPPIIAGTVKPSRAARVSKRLFDFLPL